Proteins encoded by one window of Aphidius gifuensis isolate YNYX2018 linkage group LG2, ASM1490517v1, whole genome shotgun sequence:
- the LOC122849512 gene encoding tubulin alpha-1 chain-like → MRECISVHVGQAGVQIGNACWELYCLEHGIQPDGQMPSDKLLGSGDDSFNTFFSETGAGKHVPRAVFIDLEPTVVDEVRTGTYRQLFHPEQLITGKEDAANNYARGHYTIGKEIVDLVLDRVRKLADQCTGLQGFLIFHSFGGGTGSGFTSLLMERLSVDYGKKSKLEFAIYPAPQVSTAVVEPYNSILTTHTTLEHSDCAFMVDNEAIYDICRRNLDIERPTYTNLNRLIGQIVSSITASLRFDGALNVDLTEFQTNLVPYPRIHFPLVTYAPVISAEKAYHEQLSVAEITNACFEPANQMVKCDPRHGKYMACCMLYRGDVVPKDVNAAIATIKTKRTIQFVDWCPTGFKVGINYQPPTVVPGGDLAKVQRAVCMLSNTTAIAEAWARLDHKFDLMYAKRAFVHWYVGEGMEEGEFSEAREDLAALEKDYEEVGTDSVEGEGEGAEEY, encoded by the exons ATG cgtGAATGTATCTCAGTACACGTTGGACAAGCTGGAGTCCAAATTGGTAATGCTTGTTGGGAGTTATACTGCTTGGAGCATGGTATCCAGCCTGATGGTCAAATGCCATCTGACAAGTTACTTGGCAGTGGTGACGACAGTTTCAACACCTTCTTCAGTGAGACTGGTGCTGGCAAACATGTACCCAGAGCCGTTTTCATCGATCTTGAGCCAACTGTTGTCG aTGAAGTCCGAACTGGAACATACCGTCAATTGTTCCACCCAGAACAGTTGATCACTGGTAAAGAAGATGCTGCCAACAATTATGCTCGTGGTCATTACACCATTGGAAAAGAAATTGTTGATTTGGTATTGGACAGAGTACGCAAACTTGCTGACCAATGTACTGGTCTTCAAGGTTTTTTGATTTTCCACTCTTTCGGTGGTGGTACTGGATCTGGATTCACTTCTCTTCTCATGGAGCGTCTCTCTGTTGACTATGGAAAAAAATCCAAGCTCGAATTTGCCATTTACCCAGCTCCACAAGTCTCAACTGCTGTTGTTGAGCCATACAACTCAATCTTGACCACCCACACAACTCTTGAGCACTCTGACTGTGCTTTCATGGTTGACAACGAAGCCATCTATGACATTTGTCGCAGAAACTTGGACATTGAACGTCCAACTTACACAAACTTGAACAGACTCATTGGTCAAATTGTGTCATCAATTACAGCATCTCTTCGTTTTGATGGTGCACTCAATGTTGATTTGACTGAATTCCAGACTAACTTGGTACCATACCCACGTATTCATTTCCCATTGGTCACTTATGCTCCAGTTATTTCTGCTGAAAAAGCTTACCACGAACAACTCTCAGTTGCCGAAATCACCAATGCCTGTTTCGAGCCAGCCAACCAAATGGTCAAGTGTGATCCACGTCATGGTAAATACATGGCATGTTGCATGCTTTACCGTGGTGACGTTGTCCCCAAGGATGTCAACGCAGCTATTGCCACCATCAAGACCAAGCGTACCATTCAATTTGTTGACTGGTGTCCAACTGGTTTCAAGGTCGGTATCAACTACCAACCACCAACAGTTGTACCAGGTGGTGATCTTGCCAAGGTTCAACGTGCTGTCTGCATGTTGTCCAATACCACTGCCATTGCTGAGGCATGGGCTCGTCTTGATCATAAATTCGATCTCATGTACGCCAAACGTGCCTTCGTTCATTGGTACGTTGGTGAAGGTATGGAAGAAGGTGAATTCTCAGAAGCTCGTGAAGATCTTGCTGCTCTTGAAAAAGATTACGAAGAGGTTGGCACTGACTCCGTTGAAGGAGAAGGTGAAGGTGCAGAAGAATACTAA